A genomic segment from Armatimonadota bacterium encodes:
- a CDS encoding DEAD/DEAH box helicase, with product MSTQTLLQDPARTSGFDRFPLRAETLRAIAHLGWRTPTPIQERVIPILLEGRDLIGQAQTGSGKTGAYGIPLVERVDPEPQDTAPPKTGPQALVLVPTRELALQVTDDLRALGAGRALRVVALFGGQPIEQQFAALRRAPLVVVATPGRLLDHLGRGTVRLTAVRVVVLDEADRMLDMGFLLDVSRILAATPPVRQTGLFSATMPPAVRTLAEQRMRRPVWVAIDAPVPTVETVEQYYVEVAERDKVRALRLLLSREPVASALIFRRTKHRADRLARLLGERHRVGVLHGGMAQGARLRALRAFAEGERPLLVTTNVAARGLDLPAVSHVINFDMPEDVDTYVHRVGRTARAGRTGVAITFVGEHDLEVFDALRRRLGARLRQHPLNVYR from the coding sequence ATGAGCACACAGACCCTCCTGCAGGATCCCGCCCGCACCTCGGGCTTCGACCGCTTTCCGCTGCGCGCCGAAACGCTTCGGGCCATTGCACACCTGGGATGGCGGACCCCGACCCCCATCCAGGAGCGGGTCATCCCCATCCTCCTGGAGGGACGGGACCTCATCGGCCAGGCCCAGACCGGCTCCGGCAAGACCGGAGCGTACGGCATCCCCCTGGTCGAGCGGGTGGACCCCGAGCCGCAGGACACGGCGCCGCCGAAGACGGGACCACAGGCGCTCGTCCTCGTCCCCACCCGCGAGCTGGCCCTGCAGGTGACCGACGACCTGCGGGCGCTGGGCGCGGGCCGGGCGCTGCGCGTCGTGGCCCTCTTTGGGGGCCAGCCCATCGAGCAGCAGTTTGCGGCCCTGCGCCGGGCCCCCCTGGTGGTGGTGGCCACGCCGGGGCGGCTCCTCGACCACCTCGGCCGCGGCACCGTCCGCCTGACCGCCGTCCGCGTCGTCGTGCTGGACGAGGCCGACCGCATGCTGGACATGGGCTTCCTGCTGGACGTGAGCCGCATCCTGGCCGCCACGCCCCCCGTGCGGCAGACCGGGCTCTTCTCGGCCACGATGCCGCCGGCCGTGCGCACCCTGGCCGAGCAGCGGATGCGCCGGCCGGTGTGGGTGGCCATCGACGCCCCGGTGCCCACGGTGGAGACGGTGGAGCAGTACTACGTCGAGGTGGCCGAGCGCGACAAGGTGCGCGCGCTGCGGCTGCTGCTCAGCCGGGAGCCCGTCGCCTCGGCCCTGATCTTCCGCCGCACGAAGCACCGCGCCGACCGCCTGGCCCGCCTGCTGGGGGAGCGCCACCGCGTGGGCGTGCTCCACGGCGGCATGGCCCAGGGGGCGCGGCTGCGGGCGCTGCGGGCGTTCGCGGAGGGGGAGCGGCCGCTGCTGGTGACCACCAACGTGGCCGCGCGCGGGCTGGACTTGCCCGCGGTCTCCCACGTCATCAACTTCGACATGCCCGAGGACGTGGACACCTACGTCCACCGGGTGGGCCGCACCGCCCGGGCCGGGCGCACCGGCGTGGCCATCACCTTCGTGGGGGAGCACGACCTGGAGGTCTTCGACGCGCTGCGCCGCCGCCTGGGAGCCCGCTTGCGCCAGCACCCGCTCAACGTCTACCGCTGA
- a CDS encoding urea carboxylase-associated family protein: MTDRILPGKAYTAFTLTTGQVLRIEDVEGKQVADLICFNLHDFKDRLNNENTMLLNHVWNPTKGHALYSNNCSKMLTIVEDTVGRNYPGGAMCSEELNYLRYGVRGTANCRDNLAAAVAPWGIAKDELPGAFAPFMNVIHHPDGRAEIAEPTSKPGDYIELRAEMDLLVAVSVCPQELNPVNGWKSTPLRVVVFEQEGASTGP, from the coding sequence GTGACTGATCGCATTCTTCCCGGGAAGGCGTACACCGCCTTCACCCTGACAACAGGTCAGGTGCTGCGCATTGAGGACGTTGAGGGCAAGCAGGTGGCAGATCTCATCTGTTTCAACCTTCACGACTTCAAAGATCGCCTCAACAACGAGAACACCATGTTGCTCAATCATGTCTGGAATCCTACGAAGGGTCATGCTTTGTACTCTAACAACTGCAGCAAGATGCTGACCATTGTTGAGGATACCGTGGGTCGAAATTACCCTGGCGGTGCCATGTGCAGTGAGGAGCTCAACTACCTGCGTTATGGGGTTCGAGGAACGGCGAACTGCCGCGACAATCTGGCCGCGGCTGTGGCCCCCTGGGGAATCGCCAAGGATGAGCTCCCTGGGGCCTTTGCCCCCTTCATGAATGTCATTCACCACCCTGATGGTCGTGCTGAGATCGCGGAACCGACGTCAAAACCGGGTGATTACATCGAACTGCGGGCGGAGATGGACTTGCTCGTCGCCGTGTCGGTATGCCCGCAGGAGCTCAATCCGGTCAACGGCTGGAAGTCTACGCCGCTGCGCGTGGTCGTGTTCGAGCAGGAGGGCGCGAGTACCGGGCCGTGA
- a CDS encoding Uma2 family endonuclease: MGTITKKPWTAEELSRLPEGWRYEIDEGELVIMAPAGWLHGKITSQVDFILRRFVHEHHLGEVLAGESGFFVRRDPDVLRAPDVTFYSAERAARIADVMSYPTVPPDLVVEVQDPSEPDLARKIEQYLEAGVRAVWVVDPRTRTVTRHAPGESPRAWSSPEATIEEPVLPGFSCRLGELFGEA, encoded by the coding sequence GTGGGCACCATCACGAAGAAGCCCTGGACCGCCGAGGAGCTCAGCCGGCTCCCAGAAGGCTGGCGCTACGAGATCGACGAGGGGGAGCTGGTCATCATGGCCCCGGCGGGATGGCTGCACGGGAAGATTACCAGTCAAGTCGACTTCATCCTCCGGCGGTTTGTCCACGAGCACCACCTCGGTGAGGTGCTGGCTGGGGAGTCCGGCTTCTTTGTCCGCCGGGATCCCGACGTCCTGCGCGCCCCGGATGTGACCTTCTACTCCGCCGAACGAGCCGCCCGCATCGCCGACGTGATGAGCTACCCCACGGTCCCGCCGGACCTGGTCGTCGAGGTGCAGGATCCCTCGGAGCCCGATCTGGCCCGCAAGATCGAGCAGTACCTCGAAGCTGGCGTCCGGGCGGTATGGGTGGTGGATCCTCGTACCCGCACGGTGACCCGTCATGCGCCGGGCGAGTCGCCCCGTGCCTGGTCGAGCCCGGAAGCGACCATCGAGGAGCCTGTCCTTCCGGGGTTTTCCTGCCGACTGGGAGAACTTTTTGGCGAAGCCTAA
- a CDS encoding NTPase: protein MAEIFLITGRPGVGKTTLIRRLAEWLGPRAGGFYTDEVRHGGTRVGFRLTTLDGRSAVFAHVDFAGRSPHRVGRYGVDLAVLEEIGVAAIRHAASRGQIVVVDEIGKMELLSAAFRQALEEVARGSAPLLATITAVPHPWADAFKRHPRTVIHVLTPANRDRVEEAVRTWVGALPARPAGRARARRP, encoded by the coding sequence GTGGCCGAGATCTTCCTGATCACGGGCCGCCCCGGCGTGGGCAAGACCACCCTCATCCGCCGCCTCGCCGAGTGGCTGGGCCCGCGCGCCGGCGGTTTCTACACGGACGAGGTCCGTCATGGTGGGACGCGGGTGGGATTCCGGCTGACCACGCTCGACGGTCGCTCCGCGGTCTTCGCTCACGTGGATTTCGCGGGCCGGTCCCCGCACCGGGTCGGGCGCTACGGGGTGGACCTGGCGGTCCTGGAGGAGATCGGCGTGGCCGCCATCCGCCACGCGGCGTCGCGGGGCCAGATCGTCGTGGTGGACGAGATCGGCAAGATGGAGCTCCTGAGCGCCGCCTTCCGCCAGGCTCTCGAGGAGGTCGCCCGCGGGTCCGCACCGCTGCTCGCGACGATCACGGCTGTCCCGCACCCCTGGGCGGATGCCTTCAAACGCCACCCACGCACGGTGATACACGTGCTGACACCCGCCAACCGGGATCGTGTGGAGGAGGCCGTCAGGACCTGGGTGGGGGCGCTCCCGGCAAGACCTGCAGGGCGGGCCCGCGCCCGTCGGCCGTGA
- a CDS encoding ABC transporter ATP-binding protein: MTVGIAPGSRRLEGRKGIALELRDLTVDFVRRGSVFPAVRGVTLRVVPGQFVSLIGPSGCGKSTILKVILGVIPMTSGEVWLDGRRVYGPQPDIGIVFQSPTLLAWRSVVDNVLLPVEIRGLPIVPYRDRARQLLEMVGLGEFERHWPRELSGGMQQRVAICRALIHDPPLILFDEPFSALDDLTRDQLNHEILRIWERTGKTVVLVTHNIGEAVYMSDQVFVMTSRPGRLAGSVVIELPRPRYYEMRHTPEFVAHVRELRAYLRT; the protein is encoded by the coding sequence GTGACGGTGGGCATCGCCCCTGGAAGCCGGCGTCTGGAAGGGCGCAAGGGAATTGCCCTGGAGTTGCGGGATCTGACCGTCGACTTCGTCCGGCGTGGTTCCGTGTTCCCGGCAGTAAGGGGAGTGACCCTGCGCGTGGTCCCCGGCCAGTTCGTCAGTTTGATCGGGCCCAGCGGGTGCGGCAAGAGCACGATCCTGAAGGTCATTCTGGGCGTCATTCCGATGACGTCGGGAGAGGTTTGGTTGGATGGAAGGCGGGTCTACGGCCCTCAGCCGGACATCGGCATCGTCTTCCAGTCGCCCACGTTGCTGGCGTGGCGCTCGGTCGTCGACAATGTGTTGTTGCCCGTCGAGATTCGCGGGTTGCCCATCGTTCCCTATCGGGATCGGGCGCGCCAGCTCCTGGAGATGGTCGGCCTCGGTGAGTTCGAGCGCCACTGGCCCCGTGAGCTCTCTGGGGGGATGCAACAACGCGTGGCGATCTGTCGGGCGCTGATTCATGATCCGCCGCTGATCCTCTTCGACGAGCCCTTCAGCGCTCTGGATGACCTCACCAGGGATCAGCTGAACCACGAGATCTTGAGGATCTGGGAACGTACGGGGAAGACGGTTGTCCTGGTAACGCATAATATCGGCGAGGCCGTCTATATGTCGGACCAGGTGTTCGTCATGACATCGCGACCTGGCCGCCTGGCGGGCAGCGTGGTGATCGAGCTGCCGAGACCTCGGTACTACGAGATGCGGCACACTCCGGAGTTCGTCGCCCATGTCCGGGAGCTGCGCGCATACCTGCGGACGTGA
- a CDS encoding ABC transporter ATP-binding protein, with amino-acid sequence MDAGRGEPRDAAGAARPLVEVAGLSKVFTRGDRRVEALLDLSLAVRAGEFVTVVGPSGCGKSTFLHLLGGFIPPSGGVMRVNGQEVRGPGPDRGVMFQELALFPWRTVLGNVVWGLEAQGRPRAERLAVAERYLDLVGLLPFKDAYPAELSGGMKQRVALARTLAFDPAVLLMDEPFGALDAQTRELMQEELQRIWLATGKTVLFVTHDVEEAVYLGDRVLVFSARPGRIKAEVAAPFPRPRSLEVKKSEAFHEVRNRVWDLLREEVLKLGAEGAGAQAEGARASGERPRGRPMGPGGGP; translated from the coding sequence GTGGACGCCGGGCGGGGTGAGCCCCGGGACGCGGCCGGGGCCGCGCGTCCGCTGGTGGAAGTCGCCGGGCTCTCCAAGGTCTTCACCCGCGGCGACCGGCGCGTCGAGGCGCTGCTCGACCTCTCCCTGGCGGTGCGCGCCGGGGAGTTCGTCACCGTGGTGGGGCCGAGCGGGTGCGGCAAGTCCACCTTCCTGCACCTGCTGGGCGGCTTCATCCCGCCCAGCGGCGGGGTGATGCGGGTGAACGGTCAGGAGGTGCGCGGCCCGGGGCCTGACCGCGGGGTGATGTTCCAGGAGCTGGCGCTCTTCCCGTGGCGCACCGTCCTGGGCAACGTGGTCTGGGGGCTGGAGGCGCAGGGGCGGCCGCGGGCGGAGCGGCTGGCTGTCGCCGAGCGCTACCTCGACCTGGTCGGGCTGCTCCCCTTCAAGGACGCCTACCCTGCGGAACTCAGCGGCGGGATGAAGCAACGCGTGGCGTTGGCCCGCACGCTGGCCTTCGACCCGGCGGTGTTGCTGATGGACGAGCCGTTCGGGGCGCTGGACGCCCAGACGCGCGAGCTGATGCAGGAGGAGCTGCAGCGCATCTGGCTGGCCACGGGCAAGACGGTCCTCTTCGTCACCCATGACGTGGAGGAGGCGGTCTACCTGGGCGACCGCGTGCTGGTCTTCTCGGCCCGGCCCGGGCGCATCAAGGCCGAGGTGGCGGCACCCTTCCCGCGCCCGCGCAGCCTGGAGGTCAAGAAGAGCGAAGCCTTCCACGAGGTGCGCAACCGCGTCTGGGACCTGCTGCGGGAGGAGGTGCTGAAGCTGGGCGCGGAGGGAGCCGGCGCCCAGGCAGAGGGCGCCCGGGCGTCCGGGGAGCGGCCGCGCGGGCGCCCGATGGGGCCGGGAGGAGGGCCGTGA
- a CDS encoding ABC transporter permease has translation MARTADRAVAVRRDVGVVEGSRRVLPGVAAVAVRVLPVAAALLAWEVVARSGLVNPRLFPPLGAIAAHLGALLQDPQLGRHLGASFTRIVAGFGLAVAVGVPLGVVLSSVAPVSRAVEPLLALTYPVPRLALYPILVFLLGIGHLSKVTLVALECLYPIAISTADGLRHVDRLYLWSAQTMGAGRWRLFWRVQVPAAAPQVFAGFRIALPIAFIITVLTEMVSATEGLGWLILYASASLVQARTFAAVALVALIGFVMDRALAALRNRLIYWEREEVLVALR, from the coding sequence GTGGCTAGGACGGCCGATCGCGCGGTGGCGGTCCGCCGCGACGTCGGCGTGGTCGAGGGCTCACGGCGGGTGCTCCCCGGGGTGGCGGCGGTGGCGGTCCGGGTGCTGCCGGTGGCGGCGGCGCTGCTGGCCTGGGAGGTGGTGGCGCGCTCGGGCCTGGTGAACCCGCGCCTCTTCCCCCCGCTCGGCGCCATCGCCGCGCACCTGGGGGCGCTGCTCCAGGACCCCCAGCTCGGCCGCCACCTGGGGGCCTCCTTCACCCGCATCGTGGCCGGCTTCGGCCTGGCCGTCGCCGTGGGCGTGCCGCTGGGAGTGGTGCTGAGCAGCGTGGCGCCGGTCAGCCGGGCGGTGGAGCCGCTCCTCGCCCTCACCTACCCCGTGCCGCGCCTGGCCCTCTACCCGATCCTCGTCTTCCTCCTGGGGATCGGACACCTCTCCAAGGTGACGCTGGTGGCGCTGGAGTGCCTCTACCCCATCGCCATCAGCACCGCCGACGGGCTGCGCCACGTCGACCGCCTCTACCTCTGGTCGGCGCAGACCATGGGGGCGGGGCGGTGGCGCCTCTTCTGGCGGGTGCAGGTGCCGGCGGCGGCGCCGCAGGTCTTCGCCGGCTTCCGCATCGCCCTGCCCATCGCCTTCATCATCACCGTGCTCACCGAGATGGTCAGCGCCACCGAGGGATTGGGCTGGCTCATCCTCTACGCGTCGGCCTCGCTGGTCCAGGCGCGCACCTTCGCGGCGGTGGCCCTGGTGGCGCTCATCGGCTTCGTCATGGACCGGGCGCTGGCCGCCCTGCGCAACCGGCTGATCTACTGGGAACGGGAAGAAGTCCTTGTGGCCTTGCGGTAA
- a CDS encoding ABC transporter substrate-binding protein — translation MRTTLLLMAGLLLLAGTLGPGGLAAGAPAAPVEIRLGHGFAAEEQLWLMAARPDITPNQGRAYTLRFTAFRASDDRLRAYEAGQLDGGTIPGPTALFAAEQGVPLVLVASVSKEVPGGNWHNTTYLALADAGIRSARDLRGKRVGIVGFKTATELWARAAIDAAGLDPNRDVSYVIVPFPAMGEALRARRIDVGAFPNPFFHVEQTRGGVVVVFTSKTGVPFEEELITIFLRPDFVRRHREAVRAFLRDFVAATRWYLANQREARQALLEKRFITVPPEVYFSMQDWYRDPSARISFEFLRRMQELHLKLGWQTKAVDVRRLVDTSLLPF, via the coding sequence ATGCGCACGACCCTCTTGCTGATGGCGGGGCTCCTCCTGCTGGCGGGGACCCTGGGACCGGGGGGCCTGGCCGCGGGCGCGCCCGCGGCGCCCGTGGAGATCCGTCTGGGGCACGGCTTCGCCGCCGAGGAGCAGCTCTGGCTGATGGCGGCGCGCCCCGACATCACCCCCAACCAGGGGCGCGCCTATACGCTGCGCTTCACCGCCTTCCGGGCCAGCGACGACCGCCTGCGGGCCTACGAGGCGGGCCAGCTCGACGGCGGCACCATCCCCGGGCCCACCGCGCTCTTCGCGGCGGAACAGGGGGTGCCGCTGGTGCTGGTGGCCAGCGTCTCCAAGGAGGTACCCGGCGGGAACTGGCACAACACCACCTACCTGGCGCTGGCAGACGCGGGGATCCGCTCCGCCCGGGACCTGCGCGGCAAGCGGGTGGGGATCGTGGGCTTCAAGACCGCCACGGAGCTGTGGGCGCGGGCGGCCATCGACGCGGCCGGGCTCGACCCCAACCGCGATGTCAGCTACGTCATCGTCCCCTTCCCGGCCATGGGCGAGGCCCTGCGGGCACGGCGCATTGACGTGGGCGCCTTCCCCAACCCCTTCTTCCACGTGGAGCAGACGCGCGGCGGGGTGGTGGTCGTCTTCACCTCCAAGACGGGCGTCCCCTTCGAGGAGGAACTGATCACCATCTTCCTGCGGCCGGACTTCGTCCGGCGCCACCGCGAGGCCGTGCGGGCCTTCCTGCGCGACTTCGTCGCCGCCACGCGCTGGTACCTGGCCAACCAGCGGGAGGCGCGGCAGGCGCTGCTGGAGAAGCGCTTCATCACCGTGCCGCCGGAGGTCTACTTCAGCATGCAGGACTGGTACCGGGACCCGTCGGCCCGCATCTCCTTCGAGTTCCTGCGCCGGATGCAGGAGCTGCACCTGAAGCTGGGCTGGCAGACGAAGGCGGTCGACGTGCGCCGGCTCGTCGACACCTCGCTGCTGCCCTTCTGA
- a CDS encoding ABC transporter substrate-binding protein, giving the protein MAGLLIVGLILGIAVHPASAGADRAVTLYLDWSIDGIHAPFFVALNKGWYTESGLSVDIRPGQGSSDAVKVVGAGRAQFGFADAATMVKGVASGAPVKMLAVVIRKTPAVFLCNKNLRIRGIADLKGRSIGDAPQTATATLLPAVLEANGLTMAQVRFVAMSFAARVPSVREGKIDCALGYLQEFVNVLDQFDVLPYHAMGINSYSSGILVNTRYLRGNVETVRRFVEVSLRGLQWALSHRQEAANITAGYTKDPGATRAYFAAELDVLAAYFTDDEVLRRGLGWMSEARWRTTQELMVKYGGQRARVPLSQLYTTEFLPPKPFLPPKP; this is encoded by the coding sequence ATGGCTGGTCTTCTGATCGTCGGGCTGATCCTGGGGATCGCCGTCCATCCCGCCTCGGCGGGTGCCGACCGGGCCGTAACGCTCTATCTGGACTGGAGCATCGACGGTATCCACGCGCCGTTCTTCGTCGCGCTGAACAAGGGCTGGTACACCGAGTCCGGGCTGAGCGTGGACATCCGTCCCGGGCAGGGATCCAGTGATGCAGTCAAAGTTGTGGGGGCAGGCAGGGCCCAGTTCGGCTTTGCCGATGCCGCCACCATGGTCAAGGGCGTCGCGTCGGGGGCACCTGTGAAGATGCTTGCGGTCGTCATCCGGAAGACCCCGGCCGTCTTCCTCTGTAACAAGAACTTGAGGATTCGCGGGATTGCCGACCTCAAGGGCAGGTCTATCGGGGACGCTCCTCAGACCGCCACGGCGACGCTGCTCCCCGCCGTGCTGGAGGCCAACGGCCTGACCATGGCCCAGGTGAGATTCGTGGCCATGTCGTTTGCGGCGCGTGTACCCTCCGTTCGGGAGGGCAAGATCGACTGTGCCCTGGGGTACCTCCAGGAGTTCGTCAATGTCCTGGACCAGTTCGATGTGCTCCCCTACCATGCCATGGGGATCAACTCCTATTCGAGCGGCATCCTGGTGAACACCCGTTATCTCCGGGGTAATGTGGAGACTGTCCGCAGGTTCGTTGAGGTTTCACTGCGGGGCCTTCAGTGGGCTCTGAGCCATCGCCAGGAAGCCGCCAACATTACCGCGGGCTATACGAAGGATCCGGGGGCCACTCGCGCCTATTTTGCCGCCGAGCTGGACGTGCTTGCGGCGTACTTCACGGATGACGAGGTGCTCCGCCGGGGCTTGGGGTGGATGAGCGAGGCGCGGTGGAGGACCACCCAGGAGCTCATGGTCAAGTACGGAGGTCAGCGTGCGCGGGTGCCGTTGAGCCAGCTCTACACCACGGAGTTTCTGCCGCCCAAGCCGTTTCTGCCGCCCAAGCCGTGA
- a CDS encoding aspartyl protease family protein has product MGTFRVTLELGDPQGHRWEALDAVVDTGASYTWAPRDVLQRLGVTPQFRREFVTADGRGPALQVLPGAPPPRS; this is encoded by the coding sequence GTGGGGACCTTCCGCGTCACGCTGGAGCTGGGGGACCCGCAGGGGCACCGCTGGGAAGCCCTGGATGCCGTGGTCGACACGGGGGCCAGCTACACCTGGGCCCCCCGGGACGTCCTCCAGCGCCTGGGCGTGACGCCCCAGTTCCGCCGGGAGTTCGTCACGGCCGACGGGCGCGGGCCCGCCCTGCAGGTCTTGCCGGGAGCGCCCCCACCCAGGTCCTGA
- a CDS encoding class II aldolase/adducin family protein has translation MGRPTRLDRRAFIARELVWASRVLASTGLVEAFGHVSARVPGTEIVLLTPRIAPGAVSVGTLVEMDLSTGRVQGGRLPLEWPVHASVYRADGGVGAICRIHGPAASVLSVIGVPVRPLHYLGTILGGPAAVYPGGGLVTTPRLGQQVARALRGGTAVLLRGNGQVVVGRTLREACVRAIYLEEAARVQLAAMLVGRPRFYSSREVRAYAQVWEDEVNLDRAWAYYVRRARLWPRWNIN, from the coding sequence ATGGGTCGGCCGACCAGACTGGATAGACGAGCCTTCATCGCCCGAGAGCTGGTGTGGGCCAGCCGCGTGCTGGCGTCAACCGGGTTGGTGGAGGCTTTTGGGCACGTGAGTGCACGAGTGCCGGGGACGGAGATCGTCCTGCTGACGCCTCGGATCGCTCCAGGAGCGGTGAGCGTGGGGACGTTGGTGGAGATGGACCTGTCGACGGGGCGAGTGCAGGGCGGGCGGCTCCCCCTGGAGTGGCCCGTCCACGCCAGTGTCTACCGGGCCGACGGAGGGGTCGGCGCCATTTGCCGGATCCACGGGCCTGCAGCCTCCGTGCTCAGCGTGATCGGCGTCCCCGTCCGACCGCTACACTACCTGGGGACGATCCTGGGCGGGCCGGCGGCTGTGTATCCGGGCGGGGGGCTGGTGACCACACCACGGCTGGGTCAGCAGGTGGCGCGCGCCCTCCGCGGCGGGACGGCCGTCCTGCTGCGCGGCAACGGCCAGGTGGTGGTGGGGCGGACACTCCGGGAGGCCTGCGTACGGGCCATTTACCTCGAGGAGGCGGCGCGGGTGCAGTTGGCGGCGATGCTGGTGGGACGGCCCCGTTTCTACAGTTCACGGGAGGTCAGGGCGTATGCGCAGGTGTGGGAGGACGAGGTGAACCTTGATCGGGCCTGGGCCTACTATGTGCGCCGGGCCAGGCTCTGGCCGAGGTGGAACATCAATTGA
- a CDS encoding ABC transporter permease, with protein sequence MSRIKPVLLVAGLVVLWELFSRQESFPRYVLPPPTVIGSFAAAHWRIIFAHALVTLREALMGFGLSALVGVCLGILIVRFRLLEETLLPLLITSQVIPTIAIAPLLVIWLGFGSAPKIAVAFLVSFFPIVVNTVVGLRAVDEDLLHLVRGLSATRWQELRKVRFPNALPYIFAGLRVAITLALIGSVVGEFVSADQGLGFLILTGAGRLETEQIFVSIAILGFAGVLMFHGVRWLERVLLPWLTEEQRG encoded by the coding sequence ATGTCCCGCATCAAGCCGGTGCTGCTGGTTGCCGGACTCGTGGTACTCTGGGAGCTCTTCTCCCGGCAGGAGTCCTTTCCTCGTTACGTCCTGCCGCCGCCAACGGTCATAGGCAGTTTCGCTGCCGCCCACTGGAGGATCATTTTCGCCCATGCGCTAGTGACGCTGCGCGAGGCCCTCATGGGCTTCGGCCTCTCAGCCCTGGTGGGTGTCTGCCTGGGGATCCTCATCGTGCGGTTCAGGCTTCTAGAGGAGACCTTGCTGCCTCTGCTGATCACGTCCCAGGTCATCCCCACTATCGCGATCGCCCCCTTGCTGGTCATCTGGTTGGGATTTGGCAGTGCCCCGAAGATCGCCGTCGCGTTCCTGGTGTCTTTTTTCCCCATTGTCGTGAACACAGTGGTGGGGCTCCGGGCGGTAGACGAGGACTTGCTCCACCTGGTCCGCGGCCTTTCAGCGACCCGGTGGCAGGAGCTGCGAAAGGTGCGTTTCCCGAATGCGCTGCCGTACATCTTCGCGGGACTTCGCGTGGCGATCACGCTGGCGCTGATCGGGAGCGTTGTTGGGGAATTTGTGAGCGCCGACCAAGGGTTGGGTTTCCTAATCCTGACTGGTGCAGGTCGGCTCGAGACTGAGCAAATCTTTGTCTCCATTGCGATTCTGGGCTTTGCGGGCGTGCTCATGTTTCATGGCGTTCGGTGGCTGGAGCGGGTGCTGCTCCCGTGGTTGACCGAGGAGCAGAGGGGTTGA
- a CDS encoding ABC transporter permease, translated as MTREALGLVVAVLALWQGAAAWHVLPPYLTSPAVVLAELLRLIRSGELLLHSAVSLYRSAAGFALGAGLGVGLGLLAGVWRRVGDAVEPLVSLTYPVPKVAFLPILLVWFGISDTSKILLIALSTFFPCYIAALYGVRAVDPLWVWAAQNMGAGRGRVFLRVVLPGAAVHIFSGLRVALALAFILMVASELIGSSNRLGLGFLILSADAGGRFDLMFAAILAIAVLGFAADRLLLEVRRRLLAGIVLMEEARRG; from the coding sequence GTGACGCGGGAGGCTCTGGGGCTGGTGGTCGCCGTCCTGGCCCTGTGGCAGGGGGCGGCCGCCTGGCACGTCCTCCCGCCCTACCTGACCAGCCCGGCCGTGGTGCTGGCGGAGCTGCTCCGCCTGATCCGCAGCGGGGAGCTGCTCCTCCACAGCGCCGTGAGCCTCTACCGTTCGGCGGCGGGATTCGCGCTGGGGGCCGGGCTGGGGGTGGGATTGGGCTTGCTGGCCGGGGTGTGGCGGCGTGTGGGCGACGCGGTGGAGCCGCTGGTCTCGCTCACCTATCCCGTCCCCAAGGTGGCCTTCCTGCCGATCCTGCTGGTCTGGTTCGGCATCAGCGACACCTCCAAGATCCTCCTCATCGCCCTGTCGACCTTCTTCCCCTGCTACATCGCCGCGCTCTACGGGGTGCGGGCGGTGGACCCGCTGTGGGTGTGGGCGGCGCAGAACATGGGGGCGGGGCGGGGCCGCGTCTTCCTGCGCGTCGTGCTGCCGGGCGCGGCGGTGCACATCTTCAGCGGCCTGCGGGTGGCGCTGGCGCTGGCCTTCATCCTGATGGTGGCCTCCGAGCTCATCGGCTCGTCGAACCGGCTGGGACTGGGTTTCCTCATCCTGAGCGCGGACGCCGGCGGGCGGTTCGACCTGATGTTCGCGGCCATCCTGGCCATCGCCGTGCTGGGCTTCGCCGCCGACCGGCTGTTGCTGGAGGTGCGGCGGCGGCTCCTGGCCGGCATCGTGCTCATGGAGGAGGCGCGTCGTGGCTAG